A window of the Streptococcus sp. 116-D4 genome harbors these coding sequences:
- a CDS encoding O-antigen ligase family protein, with translation MKSIGFIEKLKGLSSKELILLGIILSIFLPFYLFVVVFCLYIISLIFTGDMKSILQKMGEHPMLLLFLGYSTVISIFAQNWMGLVASVGIFLFTVFFLHYQSILSHKFFRLILQLILFGSVLSAAFASLEHFQIVKKFNYAFLSPNMQVWHQNRAEVTFFNPNYYGIICCFCIMIAFYLFTTTKLNWLKIFCVMAGFVNLFGLNFTQNRTAFPAIIAGAIIYLFTTIKNWKAFWLSIGVFAIGLSFLFSSDLGVRMGTLDSSMEERISIWDAGMALFKQNPFWGEGPLTYMHSYPRIHAPYHEHAHSLYIDTILSYGIVGTILLVLSSVAPVRMMMDMSQESGKRPIIGLYLSFLTVVAVHGIFDLALFWIQSGFIFLLVMCSIPLEHRTLVSDMTD, from the coding sequence TTGAAATCAATAGGCTTTATTGAAAAGCTGAAAGGGTTGTCTAGTAAAGAGCTGATTTTATTGGGAATTATCCTGAGTATCTTTTTACCCTTTTATCTTTTTGTAGTTGTATTCTGTTTATATATTATTAGTTTGATTTTTACAGGAGACATGAAAAGTATTCTTCAGAAAATGGGGGAGCATCCGATGCTACTTCTTTTTCTTGGCTATAGTACTGTTATATCCATTTTTGCACAAAATTGGATGGGTCTTGTGGCTTCAGTAGGAATTTTTTTATTTACTGTTTTCTTTTTGCACTATCAGTCGATTTTATCACATAAATTCTTTCGATTGATTTTGCAGCTCATCTTGTTTGGTAGCGTCTTGTCAGCTGCTTTTGCGAGTTTAGAACATTTCCAAATTGTGAAGAAATTCAACTATGCTTTTCTTTCACCCAATATGCAGGTCTGGCATCAGAATCGGGCAGAAGTGACCTTCTTTAATCCTAATTATTATGGAATTATTTGTTGTTTCTGTATCATGATTGCTTTCTATCTGTTTACAACGACCAAGTTGAATTGGTTGAAAATATTCTGTGTGATGGCAGGCTTTGTGAATCTCTTTGGTTTGAACTTTACGCAAAATCGAACTGCCTTTCCTGCTATTATCGCTGGAGCCATTATTTATCTCTTTACGACCATTAAAAACTGGAAGGCCTTTTGGCTTAGTATTGGGGTCTTTGCAATTGGCTTGAGCTTCCTCTTTTCTAGTGATTTGGGAGTTCGGATGGGGACGTTAGACTCTTCTATGGAAGAACGAATTTCTATCTGGGATGCTGGGATGGCCTTGTTTAAGCAAAATCCTTTTTGGGGTGAGGGACCATTGACCTACATGCACTCTTATCCTCGGATCCATGCTCCTTATCATGAACATGCTCATAGTCTTTATATTGACACGATTCTGAGTTACGGAATTGTGGGGACCATTTTATTAGTTTTGTCTTCGGTTGCTCCTGTTCGCATGATGATGGATATGAGTCAGGAGTCAGGGAAACGTCCGATTATCGGTCTTTATCTATCTTTCCTTACAGTGGTTGCTGTGCACGGAATCTTTGACTTGGCCCTCTTCTGGATTCAGTCAGGTTTTATTTTCTTGCTAGTTATGTGCAGTATTCCATTGGAGCATCGAACGTTGGTATCGGACATGACGGATTAA
- a CDS encoding MarR family winged helix-turn-helix transcriptional regulator, giving the protein MKDSHLLAHHIRLLNGRIFQKLLSQDPESLYRGEQGKILAVLWNSETGCATATDIALATGLANNTLTTMIKKLEEQNLVTISPCGEDKRKKYLVLTELGKSQKEVGNRVSQKLDSIFYKGFSEVEIRQFEGFQERILANLKEKENEF; this is encoded by the coding sequence ATGAAAGATAGTCATTTGCTAGCCCATCATATTCGTTTGTTGAATGGGCGGATTTTTCAAAAGTTACTGAGTCAAGATCCTGAGTCTCTTTATAGGGGTGAACAGGGCAAGATTTTAGCGGTTTTATGGAATAGTGAGACAGGTTGTGCAACTGCGACAGACATTGCGCTTGCGACTGGGCTTGCGAATAATACGCTGACTACTATGATTAAAAAGCTAGAGGAACAAAATCTTGTAACTATTAGTCCATGTGGAGAAGATAAGCGTAAGAAGTATTTGGTTTTAACAGAGTTGGGCAAGTCCCAGAAAGAAGTGGGGAATCGTGTTAGTCAGAAGTTGGATTCGATCTTTTATAAAGGATTTTCAGAGGTAGAAATTCGTCAGTTTGAAGGTTTTCAAGAAAGAATTTTGGCTAACCTGAAAGAGAAGGAAAATGAGTTTTAA
- a CDS encoding ATP-binding cassette domain-containing protein: protein MIEYKNVALRYTEKDVLRDVNLRIENGEFMVLVGPSGSGKTTMIKMINRLLEPTDGNIYMDGKRIKDYNERELRLSTGYVLQAIALFPNLTVAENIALIPEMKGWTKEEISKKTEELLAKVGLPVAEYGLRLPSELSGGEQQRVGIVRAMIGQPKILLMDEPFSALDAISRKQLQILTKELHKEFGMTTIFVTHDTDEALKLADRIAVLQDGEIRQVANPETILKAPATEFVADLFGGSVHD, encoded by the coding sequence ATGATTGAATACAAAAATGTGGCGCTACGCTACACAGAAAAAGATGTCTTGAGAGATGTCAATTTACGGATTGAGAATGGGGAATTTATGGTTTTAGTTGGTCCATCTGGCTCAGGTAAGACGACCATGATTAAGATGATTAACCGTCTCTTGGAACCGACTGATGGAAATATTTATATGGATGGCAAGCGCATCAAAGATTATAATGAGCGTGAACTTCGTCTTTCTACTGGTTATGTCTTACAGGCTATTGCTCTCTTTCCCAATCTTACGGTCGCGGAAAATATTGCCCTGATTCCTGAAATGAAGGGCTGGACTAAGGAAGAAATTTCTAAGAAAACAGAAGAGCTTTTGGCAAAGGTTGGTTTACCAGTGGCTGAGTATGGACTTCGACTTCCTAGTGAATTATCTGGTGGAGAACAGCAACGGGTTGGTATTGTTCGTGCTATGATTGGTCAGCCTAAGATTCTCCTCATGGATGAACCTTTTTCAGCCTTGGATGCTATTTCTCGCAAGCAGTTGCAAATTCTGACTAAAGAGTTGCATAAAGAGTTTGGGATGACAACTATTTTTGTAACTCATGATACGGATGAAGCCTTGAAATTGGCGGACCGTATTGCTGTCTTGCAGGATGGAGAGATTCGTCAGGTAGCCAATCCCGAGACTATTTTAAAAGCTCCTGCCACAGAATTTGTAGCAGACTTGTTTGGAGGTAGTGTTCATGACTAA
- a CDS encoding ABC transporter permease/substrate-binding protein, giving the protein MTNLIATFQDRFSDWLTALSQHLQLSLLTLLLAIFIAIPLAVYLRYHEKLADWVLQIAGIFQTIPSLALLGLFIPLMGIGTLPALTALVIYAIFPILQNTITGLKGIDPSLQEAGIAFGMTRWERLKKFEIPLAMPVIMSGIRTAAVLIIGTATLAALIGAGGLGSFILLGIDRNNASLILIGALSSAVLAIAFNFLLKVMEKAKLRTIFSGFALVTILLGLSYSPALFAQKEKENLVIAGKLGPEPEILANMYKLLIEENTSMTATVKPNFGKTSFLYEALKKGDIDIYPEFTGTVTESLLQPSPKVSHEPEQVYDVARDGIAKQDHLAYLKPMSYQNTYAVAVPKKIAQEYGLKTISDLKKVEGQLKAGFTLEFNDREDGNKGLQSMYGLNLNVATMEPALRYQAIQSGDIQITDAYSTDAELARYDLQVLEDDKQLFPPYQGAPLMKEALLKKHPELETVLNKLAGKITESQMSQLNYQVGVEGKSAEQVAKEFLQEEGLLKK; this is encoded by the coding sequence ATGACTAATTTAATTGCAACTTTTCAGGATCGTTTTAGTGATTGGTTGACAGCTCTATCTCAACATTTGCAGTTGTCCCTTTTGACCTTGTTACTGGCCATCTTTATAGCGATTCCCTTGGCTGTTTATCTTCGCTATCATGAGAAGTTGGCGGATTGGGTTTTGCAGATTGCAGGGATTTTCCAGACCATCCCGTCTCTGGCCTTGCTGGGGCTCTTTATCCCCTTGATGGGGATTGGGACCTTACCAGCTTTGACAGCGCTAGTGATTTATGCGATTTTCCCGATCTTACAAAATACCATCACTGGACTCAAGGGAATTGATCCAAGTCTGCAAGAGGCTGGGATTGCCTTTGGGATGACTAGATGGGAGCGACTCAAGAAGTTTGAAATTCCACTTGCCATGCCTGTCATCATGTCTGGGATTCGGACGGCAGCGGTCTTGATTATCGGTACGGCAACCTTGGCGGCCTTGATTGGTGCAGGTGGACTAGGTTCCTTTATCCTTTTGGGAATTGACCGCAATAATGCCAGTCTGATTTTGATTGGGGCCCTTTCTTCTGCAGTGCTGGCCATTGCCTTTAACTTCCTACTAAAAGTGATGGAAAAAGCAAAATTGCGGACGATTTTCTCTGGTTTTGCCTTGGTGACCATATTGCTTGGTTTGTCTTATAGCCCAGCTCTGTTCGCTCAAAAAGAGAAAGAAAACTTGGTGATTGCTGGGAAATTGGGACCAGAACCAGAAATTTTGGCCAATATGTATAAGTTACTGATTGAAGAAAATACTAGTATGACTGCGACTGTTAAACCGAATTTTGGGAAAACAAGCTTTCTTTATGAAGCTTTGAAAAAAGGCGATATTGACATCTATCCTGAATTTACAGGAACGGTGACTGAAAGTTTACTTCAGCCATCACCGAAAGTGAGTCATGAGCCAGAGCAGGTTTATGATGTAGCGCGTGATGGCATTGCCAAACAGGATCATCTAGCCTATCTCAAACCCATGTCTTATCAAAATACCTATGCTGTAGCTGTTCCGAAAAAGATTGCTCAAGAATATGGCTTGAAGACCATTTCGGACTTGAAAAAAGTGGAAGGGCAGCTAAAGGCAGGCTTTACACTTGAGTTTAATGACCGTGAAGATGGAAATAAGGGCTTGCAGTCAATGTATGGTCTCAATCTCAATGTAGCGACCATGGAGCCAGCTCTTCGCTATCAGGCGATTCAGTCAGGTGATATTCAAATCACAGATGCCTATTCGACAGATGCGGAGTTGGCACGTTATGATTTACAGGTCTTGGAAGATGACAAACAACTCTTCCCACCTTATCAAGGGGCTCCACTAATGAAAGAAGCTCTTCTCAAGAAACATCCAGAGTTGGAAACAGTTCTCAATAAATTGGCTGGAAAAATTACTGAAAGCCAGATGAGCCAGCTTAACTATCAAGTCGGTGTCGAAGGCAAGTCAGCAGAGCAAGTAGCCAAGGAGTTTCTACAAGAAGAAGGTTTGTTGAAGAAATAG
- a CDS encoding TetR/AcrR family transcriptional regulator, whose protein sequence is MTTIDRRISKTKKAIYQAFLQLLNDKGYEATTVQDIIDLADVGRSTFYCHYESKELLLDALCRHLFHHLFEREQPISTEDYLAHLFLHFQKNQDHITSLLFSKNDYFLRQLQRELEHHVYPMLVDELKEAHPSLPVSYLQHLVVSNFIETLTWWLKKGQNLTDQEVVQFYLDLLIPKN, encoded by the coding sequence ATGACTACCATTGACCGCCGTATCAGCAAAACAAAAAAAGCCATCTATCAAGCTTTTCTACAACTTTTAAACGATAAGGGTTACGAAGCCACTACAGTTCAGGATATCATTGATCTCGCAGATGTGGGACGATCCACCTTTTACTGTCACTATGAGAGTAAGGAACTACTTCTGGACGCGCTTTGCCGCCACCTCTTCCATCATCTCTTTGAAAGAGAGCAACCCATTTCAACTGAGGACTACCTCGCCCACCTCTTTCTCCATTTTCAGAAAAACCAAGACCATATCACCAGTTTACTATTCTCCAAGAATGACTATTTCCTCCGTCAACTCCAGAGAGAGCTGGAGCACCACGTCTATCCCATGCTGGTTGATGAGTTGAAAGAAGCACACCCAAGTCTGCCTGTTTCTTACCTCCAACACTTAGTCGTGTCCAACTTTATCGAGACATTGACATGGTGGCTCAAAAAAGGACAAAACTTGACAGACCAAGAAGTTGTCCAGTTTTATCTAGACCTTCTCATTCCTAAAAATTGA
- a CDS encoding cation diffusion facilitator family transporter produces the protein MKTKYTVWVAFFLNLSYAIVEFIAGGIFGSSAVLADSVHDLGDAIAIGISAFLETISNREEDRQYTLGYKRFSLLGALVTAVILITGSILVILENITKLFNPQPVNDEGILWLGVIAVSINVLASLVVRKGKTKNESILSLHFLEDTLGWLAVILMAIILRFTDWYILDPLLSLVISIFILTKAIPRFWSALKIFLDAVPEGVETGDLKKDLEALINVKSVNQLSIWSMDGLENNAIIHLCLEDWEQMIATKNQVRQLLEERGIQNITIEVDASESNHVQHKRRVTTLEQPNGHQH, from the coding sequence ATGAAGACAAAATATACTGTTTGGGTAGCTTTTTTCTTAAATTTAAGCTATGCTATTGTTGAGTTTATCGCAGGAGGAATATTTGGTTCGAGTGCCGTTCTCGCTGATTCTGTTCATGACTTGGGAGATGCTATAGCCATTGGCATATCGGCCTTTTTGGAAACAATCTCAAATCGAGAAGAAGATAGGCAGTACACCTTGGGTTACAAGCGATTTAGTCTTTTAGGGGCCCTGGTGACTGCTGTGATTCTTATCACAGGATCCATCCTAGTGATTTTGGAAAATATAACTAAACTTTTTAATCCACAGCCTGTTAATGATGAAGGTATCCTCTGGCTAGGAGTCATTGCAGTAAGTATCAATGTGCTAGCTAGTCTAGTAGTTCGTAAGGGAAAGACAAAAAATGAGTCAATTCTTAGCCTGCATTTTTTGGAAGATACTCTTGGTTGGTTGGCTGTCATTCTAATGGCGATTATCCTCAGATTTACAGATTGGTATATCCTTGATCCGCTCTTATCGCTTGTCATTTCTATCTTCATTCTAACAAAAGCTATTCCTCGCTTTTGGAGCGCGTTAAAGATTTTCTTGGATGCTGTACCAGAAGGAGTAGAGACGGGTGATTTGAAGAAGGATTTGGAGGCTTTGATCAATGTCAAAAGTGTCAATCAACTTAGCATTTGGTCCATGGATGGTCTGGAAAATAATGCCATTATTCATCTCTGTTTAGAGGATTGGGAGCAGATGATAGCAACAAAGAATCAAGTGCGTCAGCTCTTAGAAGAAAGAGGAATTCAGAATATTACCATCGAAGTGGATGCCAGCGAAAGCAATCATGTGCAACATAAACGGAGGGTAACAACCTTAGAGCAACCCAATGGGCATCAACACTAG
- the nmlR gene encoding stress response transcriptional regulator NmlR: MNIKSASDLLGISADTIRYYERVGLVPPITRTATGIRDFQDQDIEALEFIKCFRSAGVSIDSLVDYMSLYQKGDETREERLGILEEEKQKLEERLSQLQVALNRLNLKIKLYKEGKF, from the coding sequence GTGAATATTAAATCTGCCAGTGATTTGTTGGGAATTTCAGCGGATACGATTCGGTATTATGAACGGGTTGGTCTTGTGCCACCGATTACTCGTACTGCTACTGGGATTCGTGATTTTCAAGATCAGGATATCGAAGCGCTGGAATTTATTAAGTGTTTTCGTTCGGCGGGTGTCTCTATAGATAGTTTAGTTGACTATATGTCGCTCTACCAAAAGGGGGATGAAACGAGAGAGGAGAGGCTTGGTATTTTAGAAGAAGAAAAGCAAAAATTAGAGGAACGCTTGTCTCAGTTACAGGTAGCTTTAAATCGTTTAAATCTCAAAATTAAACTTTACAAGGAAGGAAAATTTTAA
- a CDS encoding zinc-binding dehydrogenase, translated as MKSAVYTKAGQVGLASIERPQIIDADDVIIRVVRACVCGSDLWRYRNPETKAGHKNSGHEAIGIVEETGEAITTVKSGDFVIVPFTHGCGKCDACLAGFDGSCDNHIGNNLGGDFQAEYIRFHYANWALIKIPGQPSDYTEGMLKSLLTLADVMPTGYHAARVANVQKGDKVVVIGDGAVGQCAVIAAKMRGASQIILMSRHEDRQKMALESGATAVVAERGQEGIAKVREILGGGADAALECVGTEAAVEQALGVLHNGGRMGFVGVPHYNNRALGSTFMQNISVAGGAASTTTYDKQFLLKAVLDGDINPGRVFTSSYRLEDIDQAYKDMDERKTIKSMIVMD; from the coding sequence ATGAAATCAGCAGTATATACAAAGGCAGGCCAGGTTGGTCTTGCCAGCATTGAACGTCCGCAAATTATAGACGCAGATGATGTGATTATTCGTGTAGTTCGCGCGTGCGTTTGTGGTTCGGATTTATGGAGGTACCGTAATCCAGAAACGAAAGCTGGACACAAGAATAGTGGACACGAAGCGATTGGAATCGTTGAAGAAACTGGAGAAGCCATTACAACAGTAAAATCAGGTGATTTTGTGATTGTCCCTTTTACACATGGATGTGGGAAGTGTGATGCTTGTCTTGCTGGATTTGACGGCTCTTGCGACAATCATATTGGTAACAACTTGGGAGGCGATTTTCAAGCAGAATACATTCGATTCCACTATGCAAACTGGGCATTGATTAAAATTCCTGGACAACCTTCTGATTACACAGAAGGCATGCTCAAGTCCCTCTTGACTCTTGCTGATGTCATGCCAACAGGCTATCATGCGGCGCGTGTTGCAAATGTTCAAAAAGGGGATAAGGTTGTGGTCATTGGTGATGGGGCTGTCGGTCAATGTGCTGTCATCGCGGCCAAGATGCGTGGTGCGTCGCAAATTATTCTTATGAGCCGTCATGAAGACCGTCAAAAGATGGCTCTGGAGTCAGGAGCGACAGCTGTTGTAGCTGAGCGAGGTCAAGAAGGTATTGCCAAGGTACGTGAAATCCTCGGAGGAGGAGCAGATGCAGCACTTGAGTGCGTCGGTACGGAGGCTGCTGTGGAACAGGCGCTTGGTGTTCTTCATAATGGAGGACGCATGGGATTTGTTGGTGTGCCTCACTATAATAACCGTGCTCTTGGTTCGACCTTTATGCAAAATATCTCTGTGGCAGGTGGAGCAGCTTCTACGACAACCTACGATAAGCAATTTTTACTAAAAGCTGTCCTTGATGGTGATATCAATCCAGGTCGCGTCTTTACTTCAAGTTATAGACTGGAAGATATCGACCAAGCCTACAAAGACATGGATGAACGTAAAACTATTAAGTCTATGATTGTGATGGATTAA
- the galR gene encoding DNA-binding transcriptional regulator GalR — protein sequence MATLKDIAQLASVSIATVSRVLNRDQSLSVTEETRHRILTVAEELGYTKHLKTGESHKPKQKIAIIQWISEQGELDDLYYYQIRLGIEKRAQELDYDILRYFNDHPFTLSEEVIGILCIGKFSRAQISTFEEYQKPLVFLDSDTLSLGHTCIITDFYTAMKQVVDYFLSQGMDRIGILTGLEETTDQEEIIEDKRLENFRNYSQAKGIYHDELVFQGSFTAQSGYDLMKHAIQSLGDQLPPAFFAASDSLAIGALRALQEAGISLPDRVSLISFNDTSLTKQVYPPLSSITVYTEEMGRAGMDILNKEVLHGRKIPSLTMLGTRLTLRESTLP from the coding sequence ATGGCTACCTTAAAAGACATTGCACAGCTAGCCTCTGTCTCTATCGCGACCGTATCCCGCGTCCTCAATCGCGACCAGAGCCTATCTGTTACAGAAGAAACCAGACACCGTATTTTAACCGTTGCTGAAGAGCTGGGCTACACCAAGCACCTCAAGACAGGCGAGTCCCACAAGCCCAAGCAAAAGATTGCCATTATCCAATGGATCAGCGAACAAGGGGAGCTAGATGACCTCTACTACTACCAGATTCGCCTAGGAATAGAAAAACGAGCCCAAGAGTTGGACTATGATATCTTGCGCTATTTTAATGACCATCCTTTTACCTTAAGCGAGGAAGTGATTGGGATTCTCTGCATCGGAAAGTTTAGCCGAGCTCAGATTTCTACCTTTGAAGAATACCAAAAGCCTCTAGTCTTTCTAGACAGCGATACACTTTCCCTGGGACATACCTGCATTATCACAGACTTTTACACTGCCATGAAGCAGGTTGTCGATTATTTCCTCAGCCAAGGAATGGACCGTATCGGGATTCTAACAGGCCTTGAGGAAACAACTGACCAGGAAGAAATCATTGAGGATAAGCGGCTTGAAAATTTCAGAAACTACAGTCAAGCAAAGGGAATCTACCATGATGAACTGGTCTTTCAAGGAAGCTTTACTGCCCAGTCTGGCTATGACTTAATGAAACATGCCATTCAGAGCTTGGGAGACCAACTGCCACCAGCATTTTTTGCTGCTAGCGATAGTTTAGCCATTGGTGCCCTCCGTGCCCTCCAAGAAGCTGGAATCAGTCTACCAGACCGCGTCAGCCTCATTTCTTTCAACGACACCAGCCTGACCAAGCAGGTTTATCCTCCCCTTTCCAGCATCACGGTTTATACTGAGGAAATGGGCCGAGCAGGTATGGATATTCTTAACAAGGAAGTACTCCACGGTCGCAAAATCCCTAGCCTGACTATGCTGGGAACCAGACTGACTCTAAGAGAGAGTACTCTGCCATAA
- a CDS encoding galactokinase, translating into MTQHLTAEALRKEFLAVFGQEADQTFFSPGRINLIGEHTDYNGGHVFPAAISLGTYGAARKRDDQVLRFYSANFEDKGIIEVPLADLKFEKEHNWTNYPKGVLHFLQEAGHVIDKGFDFYVFGNIPNGAGLSSSASLELLTGVVAEHLFDLKLDRLDLVKIGKQTENNFIGVNSGIMDQFAIGMGADQRAIYLDTNTLEYDLVPLDLKDNVVVIMNTNKRRELADSKYNERRAECEKAVEELQVALDIQTLGELDEWVFDQYSYLIKDENRLKRARHAVLENQRTLKAQAALQAGDLETFGRLMNASHVSLEHDYEVTGLELDTLVHTAWAQEGVLGARMTGAGFGGCAIALVQKDTVEAFKEAVGKHYEEVVGYAPSFYIAEVAGGTRVLH; encoded by the coding sequence ATGACACAACATCTTACTGCTGAAGCCCTTCGCAAAGAATTTCTTGCCGTTTTTGGTCAAGAAGCAGACCAAACTTTCTTTTCACCAGGACGCATCAATTTAATTGGTGAACACACGGATTACAATGGTGGACACGTTTTTCCCGCGGCTATTTCCTTGGGAACTTATGGAGCGGCTCGCAAGCGTGACGATCAAGTTTTGCGTTTCTACTCAGCTAACTTTGAGGACAAGGGCATTATTGAAGTTCCTCTTGCTGACCTCAAATTTGAAAAAGAGCACAACTGGACCAACTATCCAAAAGGGGTTCTCCATTTCTTGCAAGAAGCTGGCCATGTCATTGACAAAGGTTTTGATTTTTATGTCTTTGGAAATATCCCAAATGGTGCAGGCTTGTCATCATCTGCATCCTTGGAACTCTTGACAGGGGTCGTGGCAGAGCATCTCTTTGATTTAAAACTAGACCGTTTGGATTTGGTTAAAATCGGAAAACAAACAGAAAACAACTTTATCGGAGTCAACTCTGGTATTATGGACCAGTTTGCCATCGGTATGGGGGCTGACCAACGTGCTATTTACCTAGATACCAACACTCTAGAATACGACTTGGTGCCACTTGATTTAAAAGACAATGTCGTTGTTATCATGAACACTAACAAACGCCGTGAATTGGCCGACTCTAAATACAATGAACGTCGTGCTGAGTGTGAAAAAGCAGTGGAAGAGTTGCAAGTTGCCTTGGATATTCAGACCTTGGGTGAATTGGATGAGTGGGTCTTTGACCAATATAGCTACCTGATTAAAGATGAAAATCGTTTGAAACGTGCTCGTCATGCTGTGCTTGAAAACCAACGTACGCTTAAAGCTCAAGCAGCCCTCCAAGCAGGAGATTTGGAAACATTTGGTCGCTTGATGAATGCTTCTCACGTTTCTCTTGAGCATGATTATGAAGTAACTGGTTTGGAATTGGATACCCTTGTTCACACAGCTTGGGCACAAGAAGGCGTTCTTGGTGCTCGTATGACAGGGGCAGGTTTTGGTGGCTGTGCCATTGCCTTGGTGCAAAAAGATACTGTTGAGGCCTTTAAGGAAGCTGTAGGCAAACACTACGAGGAAGTAGTTGGATACGCTCCAAGCTTCTATATCGCTGAAGTTGCAGGTGGGACTCGCGTCCTTCACTAG
- a CDS encoding UDP-glucose--hexose-1-phosphate uridylyltransferase, protein MTLVDKFVTQIISESSFEEMDRIYLTNRVLARVGEGVLEIETNLDKLIDLKDQLVEEAVRLERIEDSQTAREILGAELMDLVTPCPSQVNRDFWETYAQSPEQAIGDFYQLSQKNDYIKLKAIAKNIAYRVPSDYGELEITINLSKPEKDPKEIAAAKSVQASNYPQCQLCLENEGYHGRVNHPARSNHRIIRFEMAGQEWGFQYSPYAYFNEHCIFLDGQHRPMAISRLSFERLLAIVEQFPGYFAGSNADLPIVGGSILTHDHYQGGRHVFPMELAPLQKTFRFAGFEQVKAGIVKWPMSVLRLTSDSKEDLINLADKILQEWRQYSDPAVQILAETDGIPHHTITPIARKRDGQFELDLVLRDNQTSAEHPDGIYHPHKDVQHIKKENIGLIEVMGLAILPPRLKAEVEQVASYLIGEADTVADYHQEWADQLREHHPDLTDKEKALEIVKDSVGAIFARVLEDAGVYKQTEQGQAAFMRFVEQVGILSD, encoded by the coding sequence GTGACCCTAGTAGATAAATTTGTAACACAGATCATTTCTGAAAGTTCATTTGAGGAAATGGATCGAATCTACCTGACCAATCGTGTCTTGGCACGAGTGGGAGAGGGTGTTTTGGAAATTGAGACCAATTTGGATAAATTGATTGACCTCAAGGACCAGCTGGTTGAGGAAGCGGTTCGATTAGAGAGGATTGAGGATAGTCAGACTGCGCGTGAAATCCTTGGTGCTGAACTGATGGACTTGGTGACCCCTTGTCCCAGTCAGGTCAATCGTGACTTCTGGGAAACCTACGCCCAATCTCCTGAGCAGGCAATAGGAGATTTTTACCAACTTAGCCAGAAAAATGACTACATCAAACTCAAGGCCATTGCTAAGAATATTGCTTATCGTGTTCCATCTGACTATGGAGAACTTGAGATTACCATCAACCTCTCTAAGCCTGAAAAGGATCCAAAGGAGATTGCGGCAGCCAAGTCGGTGCAAGCTAGTAATTATCCACAGTGTCAGCTTTGTCTAGAGAACGAGGGCTACCATGGTCGGGTTAATCATCCAGCTCGCAGCAACCACCGCATTATCCGTTTTGAAATGGCTGGTCAGGAGTGGGGCTTCCAGTATTCGCCCTACGCTTATTTTAATGAGCACTGTATTTTCTTAGATGGCCAGCACCGCCCCATGGCTATCAGCCGTCTCAGCTTTGAACGTCTGTTGGCTATCGTAGAGCAGTTTCCAGGCTATTTTGCAGGTTCTAATGCCGACTTGCCGATTGTGGGGGGGTCTATTCTAACTCATGATCATTATCAGGGAGGCCGTCACGTATTTCCTATGGAATTGGCTCCCTTGCAAAAGACTTTCCGATTTGCTGGTTTTGAGCAGGTCAAGGCTGGAATTGTCAAGTGGCCTATGTCAGTGCTACGTTTGACTTCTGATTCCAAAGAAGATTTGATCAACTTAGCTGACAAGATTTTACAGGAGTGGCGTCAGTATTCAGATCCTGCAGTGCAGATTTTGGCAGAAACAGACGGGATACCGCATCATACCATTACACCCATTGCTCGTAAACGCGATGGACAGTTTGAGTTGGACTTAGTCTTGCGGGACAATCAGACTTCAGCAGAGCATCCTGATGGCATCTATCATCCCCACAAGGATGTTCAGCATATCAAGAAGGAAAATATCGGCTTGATTGAAGTCATGGGCTTGGCAATCTTACCACCTCGTTTGAAGGCAGAAGTGGAGCAAGTAGCTAGCTATCTTATAGGAGAAGCTGATACAGTTGCCGATTATCATCAGGAATGGGCAGACCAACTCAGAGAACACCATCCAGACCTAACAGATAAAGAAAAAGCCCTTGAAATCGTCAAGGACTCTGTGGGTGCTATCTTTGCACGTGTGCTTGAGGATGCAGGAGTCTACAAGCAGACAGAGCAGGGACAGGCAGCCTTTATGCGCTTTGTAGAGCAGGTTGGAATTTTGTCAGACTAG